A stretch of DNA from Kwoniella mangroviensis CBS 8507 chromosome 1 map unlocalized Ctg01, whole genome shotgun sequence:
AGGTCAATGGACTCTCCGTCGTTGCTTCTCGGAGTAGGACCATGAAGCCAGTGTGGACATATCAGATACAAGCTATTGTCATCTTTACACTCACAGGACAACCAAGACCCGCTGCTGCGAATCGGAGTGGACTGTAAAGGTAGCTTCACCAATATCACATGGTATGTCTATACAGGTACACCCACAACAGTCAAGCATTCAAGCGGGAGATCCGATACGTATGTGAGAGAATAAATAAGCCTAATGAAGCAGCAGCCAACAGTGAAGAATAGGTGAAATACAAATAGTCACTTATTTTCCATCGAGTGAGAACGCTGTCAACTTCTGTTCGTCTCATCCTCTATCAACCACAGTCCACGTGTTCAATCAAGCTTCTATCTCCGTTTCATCATCGTACACACGCTGaatgcatcatcatctgtaTGTCGATCTATATGCCACAAACAACCATGACATTAATATTTCTCGTATTTATATGGACTTATACCACATCCGGCCATCGGAAAATATGTGACACCAACCCGACCAACCCAAAATCCCAAAATATAAGATCTTCGCTTCTCGGGGTTTATTCATGCTGCCCTTTAACGTGTTCTGACTGCACTGCGCGATAAGACGTACAATATTCTTCACCGGTCAAGTCTCAACTCTGTtcggagatggagaggagaGATCTGAGTACGACGCTCAGGTCGAGGGTGAAGTTGTACCTTTGATCGTTGTGAAGATCGTGAAAATGCAAAATAACGATCTGCGCGTCCGAATTAAACAATCGCATCGACTACTCATCTATTTTACCACTGTACGTTCACCTTCAAACTCGGTTGAACTACATGATTATGCTTCCTTCTCCTGTTATGGGATCTTTACATCTTTATGCACTTGCAAAGCAACGATCATAAGGCTGACATGGACTCAGGAATCGCAGAAAACAAGACCCTTACTTTACCTTACCTTCCCAAATATCTGGGTAGGACGAAAAGAGGCTTGCTCGCAGGTTGGGTATTTTGGTATCTTGTCAATTTTGAACCCTTCACGTTGATCCGAATAAAATGAATCCGGATGGGCGGTCGGGATGGACCGCAGATCTTCAGAGGGGAAAAGTGATACTCTGCAGTGATTTCATGGGTCTCGTCTGAACGAATCAACCAATCTTACGTCGGACTGACTGGATATTTCCTGACTGGTATGCACTTGTAAGGGTAAAAATCAAGGTTCATCGATCCACACTGTTGATCCCATTATTCTGGTGAGATCGTGcctgatcaatctccttgTGTTGAGGGAAATCCAACGCGGAGCTTGTTCgctctctcttcccttcgAACTTTACTCTCACACCTCTCCGCTTCACATCTACGTGAGATCAAATAGAGAGATTCTTCTCATGTCTTAAGACAAGACACAAACACTTGGCAAAAGCATCAACAGCGACATCGCGTTATCTACCTTTCTGCATGCTTCGATGCGTACGAGTAGTGTCTGAAAGTTTGGAACATGAGTCGGATTGCGAAGTGCCTTGAGGTGAAATATTAAGGGAAAAGGACAACTCTTAATTGTCCGATTCCGAACCTTTTTCGTCAagcagagagggaaaaggCAAAAGAGGAGAGAGTGATCGGAATTAGAATAGCCCCACCTGCCTACCACCCTACGACCCCCGAAAGACCCATAATATCGCAACTCGAGGTTCCAATCCTCCTATGCATCACCAAACTCACAGCCTGTCAATTTTATTCCCACTGTACTTTCTTTACGAGTATCTGTCAACAATCTTCACATACGTTAAATTATACATACACATTAAAGATAACAACGTTGATAAATAGATAACCTCactcgacatcatcactttGATCCATCGACTTGCGCCCCGATCAGTCACGCGCACGTACCCCTTCTCACCCTTaccaaagagaggaaaggacATTTCAGGAATCTCGCTCAATTTTGGCAGTCACACTCactcaatcaatcagcagCGTAAAGGTATCTCTTGAGAAGgatacacacatacacacatgGAGTGATCTGAACTTACGCATAAGAAGAGAGACAAGGCGTCAGAGATCAGTCACACGGACCTTACACCACCACGGAGAACCATCTATacgatcaccatcaacgCACCGACGTTCACCATTCCTATAATAACATCCAAGATACAGGAGTATCGATAGATAATAGGACCCCGTTCACATCTCCCGCTCATACCGCCAGAGCCCTATCCCATATCACCATACTTCATACTTCATATTTCAATTGAGACCAGCTCAGTCTCGGATTATCCCCTCAGATCGATTTGACTCCATCTTGTTTTAGATGAGAAACACAGAGACTACAAGTGGTGCAAGATCAGATCGTATTCAGTAGATCGAAACATTACATGGATCAACCTTAGAAAGGCAATACGTTGAAGCATCTCATTGAGACCCGATTCAAGTGAGTCTTCATTGCCACTACCCAGCACTAGTGCTTTAGTGTTACTACTTGATTCGACATTTTATCAACTTTTGTCCGTTCTTTCAAGCTAATCATTTTCCATTTTTTTCTCCATCTTTTAGACTATtttgatcgtcatcatcaatcaactccAACTATCTCACCACTGCACAATCATACACAAAAGCACCAGTatctttccacctctttccaATGTCAGACCCTTCACATCCCGGAACCAGCTCTGGGCGACCATCGACGTCAAGTGGGAGACGCGTTGGTACGGGAAAAGGTAAACGGAGGCAGCCCACGGCGAGGTTAGACACGGCCGCTTCAGGGATCAGCGCAGATGAGTTACCTGAACAAGAGTTTTACAAAGAGggagacgatgaggatgaagacgattttgatgaagaggaggatgaagaggatgaagaagtctTTGCATTTCATCGACCCACCACCGCCGCTGTACCTGCTTTAGGAACAATTTCAGATTATTCGACATCCCATTCCGGACCTTCTTCCGGTCATCTTCCAAGTACTGCTGGAACGACCACGAACATATCGACCGGTCCTTCTGATGGTCACCTGAATACACCAGgtttgagcttgagcgatACGCCCCATTCGGTATCTGTAGATGGTAAGGGACCTACTCCAACTGGTGTGATCGACGTGGGAGGACATCTTCCTGAACTCATATACGATAAGTCGAACCCTCCACCTTTCAGCGGTCGATACAATCCCAACAATTCTTCTTTCGCATTCACGATGTCGTCCGCGGACGAGTCGACCGGTGGTGCGCCTGTCATAGCTAAGAAATCGCGAAGACCCCATTCAGGCGCATCCTTAATGGATACATTGAATCgtagaagagggaaaagCTCGAGTTCAAGGATGGATACAGCTACGACGGATTTCACTACTACTACCGATATGTCCTTGTCGAGGATTTCAGAAGATTCGGGTTTGTCTGAACCTGGATTATCCTATAGACCTACTACCTCGCATAAAAATAGAAGGATGAAATCTTCTGCACCCTTAATTTCGGAGAGTGATCTTACGAGCGAACATGCAAGAGGATATAGTAGGGGTAGTTATGGCATGACTGAAATGACGGGTGATATGACGGTCCCCGATGGAAAGACTACATGgggagatggaatgggtggaTTACACAAGGAAGCGAGCGAtatgggagatgaaagtcTGGGTGTACTCGATCCGGGaatggtagaagaagatagtCCATATCCCGAAGTTAGAGCTTCAGTGTCGAACATAGATGATCCTGAAATGCCGGGTATGTCCCTCCTTATTGCTATTGCGTCTTCATAACGACTGCTGATACACTCATGTCACTTAAAGCGCTTACGTTCCGAGCATGGGTATTGGGGATGCTCTTCGTAATCATCGGTTCAGGGGTTAATACGTTCTTCCACTTCCGTACACCTGCCCCTTATATCTCCCCCTTCATCGTACAGTGAGTAACTCAATCGTTGCGTGTCGAAACACACTGATCCATGTCTTTCTACAGAGTTGTCGCGTATCCAGTCGGTAAATTCGCTGCGTGGTTACTCCCAATTACGACCTGGAATTTACCTCGTTTCCTTGGTGGTTCAGAATTCACTTTCAATCCTGGTCCCTTTAATATCAAAGAACATACCATCATCGCGATGATGGCCAATGTCGCGATTGGACCAGCTTACGCTCTCTATGCGATGGTCTCGAGTGAACTGTACTATAAACATAAATTCGGTTATGGCTTCAATATCATGTTAATCCTTGCGACTCAACTCACGGGTTTCACCATGGCCGGCATCTGTCGACGATTCGTTGTTTGGCCAGCTTCTATGATTTGGCCTGGTAATCTGGTTGTCACTGCCAATTTGAACACTCTACATGCTGAAGAAGACGGTTTCCAAGGTGGTATGAGTAGATTGAGGTTTTTACTCATCTGCATGGGAGGTGCTTTCGCATATTATTTCTTCCCAGGTGAGTTCGCCTTACCTCTCGTAGAACAATCAGACACACGAGCCTTGGCTGACACACGTGCTCCAGGTTTCATTTTCACTGCTTTATCATACTTCTCCTATGCTTGTTGGATAGCCCCTAACAACAGGGTCGTCAATCAATTATTTGGCGTTTCTACTGGTCTCGGAATGGGTGTTTTGACTTTCGATTGGACTCAGATTACCTGGATTGGGTCGCCTCTCGTTACTCCTTGGTGGGCTGAAGTGAATATCGGTGTTGGATTTGTCTTGTTCTTCTGGATCCTCGTTCCAATCTTGTACTACAACAATGTGAGCATGAAACATCGTCTTGTGTCAGTGTTCtgaaagctgatcaaagAATCATTTCAGGTATGGGAATTTGCTTATCTACCAGTCAATGTTATACAAGCTGCCGATCGATTTGGTTCAGCCTACGACATCTTCAACATTCTCACACCCGACATCAGATTGAACACCACTGCTTATGCTGAATATTCGCCTGTCTATCTTTCAGCGACGTTCTCGATGACATTCATGTTGGCTTTCGCATTGGCCACAGCATTATTAGTACACACCGCCTTATATCACGGTCCAAGGATCTACCGAGCCATCATTAATGTCAAGACAGAAGCGGATGATATTCATATGAAGCTTATGAAACATTATCCCGAAGTCCCCGATTGGTGGTTCTTAGCTCTATTCGCTGTGGTTTTCGCTTTGGCCGTCACAGCTTTGGAAGTTTATCACACCGATTTGCCAGTATGGGGATACATCGTCGCGGTTGTGCTACCTTTCGTatatatcatcccatcagctttcatctACGCCATGACTTCTCAACAACCAGCGATTAACCTCTTGGCCGAATTGATACCAGGTTACATGTTCAAAGGTCAACCTATTCCAGGGATGGTGAGTGGCGCTGTCTGtgaaagaggtcaaaggCTGACATTGCATTGGTGCTGTAGCTGTGCAAAGTCTTTACCGTCCAAACTGTAGCTGCAGGATTACTATTCGTCCAAGATCAGAAACTAGGACATTATATGAAAGTGCCACCTAGAGCTACTTTCATCGCTCAATTGTCGGCCACTGCTATCGCATGTTTTGTACAAAGTGCAACCAAGGAGCTCATGTTCGCCAAAATCCCCGATCTGTGCGCTGCAGGCCAGAAAACATTATTGACTTGTGCCTCTACCAAGGTGTTCTTCACTTCCTCGATTATCTGGTAAGTTCACCCTGATCCTATGCCTGTTTTCTCGCC
This window harbors:
- a CDS encoding OPT family small oligopeptide transporter produces the protein MSDPSHPGTSSGRPSTSSGRRVGTGKGKRRQPTARLDTAASGISADELPEQEFYKEGDDEDEDDFDEEEDEEDEEVFAFHRPTTAAVPALGTISDYSTSHSGPSSGHLPSTAGTTTNISTGPSDGHLNTPGLSLSDTPHSVSVDGKGPTPTGVIDVGGHLPELIYDKSNPPPFSGRYNPNNSSFAFTMSSADESTGGAPVIAKKSRRPHSGASLMDTLNRRRGKSSSSRMDTATTDFTTTTDMSLSRISEDSGLSEPGLSYRPTTSHKNRRMKSSAPLISESDLTSEHARGYSRGSYGMTEMTGDMTVPDGKTTWGDGMGGLHKEASDMGDESLGVLDPGMVEEDSPYPEVRASVSNIDDPEMPALTFRAWVLGMLFVIIGSGVNTFFHFRTPAPYISPFIVQVVAYPVGKFAAWLLPITTWNLPRFLGGSEFTFNPGPFNIKEHTIIAMMANVAIGPAYALYAMVSSELYYKHKFGYGFNIMLILATQLTGFTMAGICRRFVVWPASMIWPGNLVVTANLNTLHAEEDGFQGGMSRLRFLLICMGGAFAYYFFPGFIFTALSYFSYACWIAPNNRVVNQLFGVSTGLGMGVLTFDWTQITWIGSPLVTPWWAEVNIGVGFVLFFWILVPILYYNNVWEFAYLPVNVIQAADRFGSAYDIFNILTPDIRLNTTAYAEYSPVYLSATFSMTFMLAFALATALLVHTALYHGPRIYRAIINVKTEADDIHMKLMKHYPEVPDWWFLALFAVVFALAVTALEVYHTDLPVWGYIVAVVLPFVYIIPSAFIYAMTSQQPAINLLAELIPGYMFKGQPIPGMLCKVFTVQTVAAGLLFVQDQKLGHYMKVPPRATFIAQLSATAIACFVQSATKELMFAKIPDLCAAGQKTLLTCASTKVFFTSSIIWGLIGPDRLFSKGSLYHPQTYALIVGAVLPIPFWLWVRKYPKSILRNLNLPVVFSGSSFIPPASGINYASWLLTGFIFQFWLRRKQFAWWSKYNYVLSAALDVGTALSAIAIFLCLGLPGASISWWGNTVYQNTADWNGESANYLDAPETGFGPDTWKL